The stretch of DNA CCACTCCGGCATTGGCGAAGTCATCCCTCTGCCCCGATAACTGAAAACAATTGCATACGGCATTACAATGAGATAGTATCTTTTTACTAACTCATTGGAGGCTCTTATGAAAATAATCGCTTCACGCCTGGCCGCTGCGGCACTCTGCTTTTCCGTCGCGTCCGCTTCTGCCCAGCAACAAGAGCAAGCGCTCAGCGCTGCCGCAGCGGCTGATCCCATTGGGAGCGTAACGGTCAAGGCGCGGCGCTATCACATGGAGCCGCAGGACTTCAAGGCGTTCGAGTACGAGTACGTGCTGAATAACGGCGACATCGTGCGCTTCAGCCGCCGGGTCGGCCGTTTCTATATAGGACTCAGGGGCAAGCCCACTGTGGAAATCTTCCCCACGTCCCCCGACCAGTTCGTCTCCAAGGACGGCGCCCAGCTGATCTTCACCGAAGGCGGCGACGCGCTGGACATCGATCATTACGAGACGCTGCAAGCCTCATTTGGCGTGCCGGTCACCACCGCAACGGCGACGCCAAAATAAGTTGGCTAACGGCCCACCGCTGGGGGGCAATCAGCCGGGATAAAACGCCGGCGGGCTTCTGCCTCGTATTCTTCCAGACTTTGCAGCCCAATCGCCAGGCGGCGACGGTTGACCAGTTTCCGATCATCCACCGGATCGAGTACCAGGTGGCAGCGATCCGTCAGCGAGAATTGCGTTCCATACTCTTGTGGGCGGCCTTCGTTGGTGGCAATGCGATCGGCAAGGTAGGCAACATCGAGCGGTGCGGCAATGCCTGCTTTGACTGAAGCTTCCAGCAGTTCCTTTGCACTGCGTTGAAACGCGAGGTCGCTATCCGCATGCTGGGCTAGCAACCAGGCGGCATGGCTGCCCTTTGTGGTCTTGGGCCACCCGCACGCTGCGACGATCGCTTTCAGGTGTTGCAGATTCTCGCTATCGATGACCATCTGGCGCTTTTGCACACGCTCCTGTTCAGCGGCAGTGGCCTGTTGATGCAGCGCTTGCCGAATTTTCTGGTCGCCACCCGCCAGCTCGTTCAAGCGAGTACTGACGGCATCACAATGAATGGTTTGCGCACTGGCCTGCAAAGCAAAAGCAAAAGCAAACCAGCCTAAAAAGATGAATCGATTCTTCACAAAACTCCTAAACCGCTTGAAGGCATTCTTGGCGTACGCAGCCGTCATGCGAAGAGCTGGCATGACTTCATCTCCAGGATATCAAATCACGCACCTTTGATCCAAACTAAAGATCAGGCAAACAGCAAGCGGACGATGGTGAAGATGCCCTGAGTCCGCTGGCTTTTCAGTCCGCTTGAAGGATATCGTCAAGCCGCTACACTGAAATGACTATCTATACATGGGACGCAGCTAAGCGCAAGAGCAATCTGCGTAAGCACGGCCTGGACTTCGCCGACGCTTGTGCTGTGCTTGAAGCTGAAGCACTCGTCATTGAAGATTTCCGCCATGACTACGGCGAACAACGCTACAACGCTTACGGCTGGTGGAACGCCCAGATCGTATGCATCACTTACACGGAGAGGCGCAATGGACTACGAATCATTTCATTCAG from Duganella dendranthematis encodes:
- a CDS encoding DUF6624 domain-containing protein, translated to MPALRMTAAYAKNAFKRFRSFVKNRFIFLGWFAFAFALQASAQTIHCDAVSTRLNELAGGDQKIRQALHQQATAAEQERVQKRQMVIDSENLQHLKAIVAACGWPKTTKGSHAAWLLAQHADSDLAFQRSAKELLEASVKAGIAAPLDVAYLADRIATNEGRPQEYGTQFSLTDRCHLVLDPVDDRKLVNRRRLAIGLQSLEEYEAEARRRFIPADCPPAVGR
- a CDS encoding BrnT family toxin, with the protein product MTIYTWDAAKRKSNLRKHGLDFADACAVLEAEALVIEDFRHDYGEQRYNAYGWWNAQIVCITYTERRNGLRIISFRKATRQESRRYLRRSG